A region from the Salidesulfovibrio onnuriiensis genome encodes:
- a CDS encoding TonB-dependent receptor plug domain-containing protein, protein MSLFGFFNRKNKTSWLILCLLGGLAFSPAYASEEAVNEVGRNDNATENVVRLEAVDVDEERDESGKAALDRQSLERMPNSTGSVTEALKVMPNVQFDDSSRSSLNGGSILAPKISISGGKYYENNFSIDGVSNNNRIDPYGIDETPANGLVYGEAENAYIDTELLESITVYSSNVPAQYGQFVGGMVDAETRKPASEFGGKISYQHTRDTWANQRPADREEFEGSTTNSQGNPKFSKHNVSAYMDLPMSDTAGAILSYSLKHSTVPLFYMEDRRNQYSTKNDVFGKLSLDVTDKSSLDISVLFDTYSSTKFVADTKDSDYELEKPTRKVTLKYENELEPGTFTLTTAFSETETRRDSEATEHITWTKGGGTTSTQWGSHSTNANEGGYGSTYTRQRDLTMAMDYVSVPVAMWSSSNVLNSGFVYENVSGVYDQENDFVTYYSPTTSGNVIDNGEGGVIAGEQYTRLKSMQAKGKRSTGYNSFAYYMQDELSWKRLRVRPGARLEYDDLLENINLAPRFTAELDVLGDQDLVFTAGANRYYGANLLSYALRVRNPLQRYSRTIDGAGNLSSWTATTSSQYDYSLDGLNTPYSDELMFGVRGDLFGLDASLEWVKRKGHEQFATSMKNISGIWKYKLTNDGETEYWGYTLKLAKTIDDHRFSLGITHSDQETNFNDFSDSNNDGSSSSINYDKVYYNGSLIDRSQMPASNFNRPWVGTFTYEGTFFDKLKFTNVTRYLGEVETIFAKGTQVVGGEKYLKYEDATLSPSVIWDWKFGYELWSNASQALQLDLTIDNVFDDTAIIDKESNRAAGRQFWAGASYTF, encoded by the coding sequence ATGAGTTTATTTGGTTTTTTCAACAGGAAAAACAAAACATCATGGCTGATACTGTGCCTTTTGGGAGGGCTTGCCTTTTCTCCGGCATATGCTTCGGAAGAAGCCGTCAACGAGGTGGGCAGGAATGATAACGCAACGGAAAATGTGGTTCGTCTCGAAGCGGTGGACGTGGATGAGGAAAGGGATGAAAGCGGTAAGGCCGCCCTGGATCGACAGAGCTTGGAACGCATGCCCAACTCAACGGGCAGCGTGACCGAGGCCCTCAAGGTTATGCCCAACGTCCAGTTCGATGACAGTTCTCGATCCTCGTTGAACGGCGGCAGCATCCTTGCACCGAAGATCTCCATTTCCGGCGGTAAATACTACGAGAACAATTTCTCAATTGACGGGGTCTCAAACAACAACCGCATTGATCCTTATGGTATTGATGAGACCCCGGCCAACGGTCTTGTCTACGGTGAGGCGGAAAACGCTTATATCGATACTGAATTGCTGGAGTCCATTACGGTTTACAGCAGTAACGTTCCGGCCCAATACGGTCAGTTCGTGGGCGGTATGGTGGATGCCGAGACCCGAAAACCTGCGAGCGAGTTCGGCGGTAAGATATCTTATCAGCACACCCGGGACACGTGGGCCAATCAGCGGCCGGCGGATCGGGAGGAATTTGAAGGATCCACAACGAATAGCCAGGGCAATCCGAAATTTAGCAAACACAACGTTTCGGCCTATATGGATCTCCCCATGTCGGATACCGCGGGGGCCATTCTGTCCTACAGTTTGAAGCACTCCACGGTGCCCCTGTTCTATATGGAAGACCGGCGGAACCAGTACAGCACGAAAAATGATGTGTTCGGTAAGCTTTCCCTGGATGTTACCGACAAGAGTTCTCTCGATATCTCGGTGCTTTTCGACACCTATTCATCCACCAAGTTCGTAGCGGATACCAAGGACTCGGATTATGAGCTGGAGAAACCCACGCGGAAAGTGACGTTGAAATACGAAAATGAACTGGAACCAGGCACTTTCACTTTGACCACCGCCTTTTCCGAGACTGAAACGCGACGCGATTCCGAGGCCACGGAACATATTACCTGGACCAAGGGCGGCGGCACCACCTCCACCCAGTGGGGCAGTCATTCCACAAATGCCAATGAAGGCGGTTACGGATCCACCTATACCCGCCAGCGCGATCTGACCATGGCGATGGATTACGTTTCCGTGCCCGTCGCAATGTGGTCCTCCAGCAATGTGCTCAATTCGGGATTTGTCTATGAAAACGTAAGCGGGGTCTACGATCAGGAAAACGATTTCGTCACCTACTACAGCCCCACAACGTCGGGCAATGTGATCGACAACGGTGAAGGAGGCGTCATTGCCGGCGAGCAGTACACCCGCTTGAAAAGTATGCAGGCAAAGGGCAAACGCAGCACTGGGTACAACTCCTTTGCCTACTACATGCAGGACGAGTTGTCCTGGAAGCGGCTCAGGGTTCGTCCAGGGGCGCGTTTGGAATACGATGATTTGTTGGAAAACATCAACTTGGCTCCTCGATTCACTGCGGAACTGGACGTGTTGGGGGATCAGGATCTCGTGTTCACCGCGGGCGCGAACCGATATTATGGCGCAAACCTTCTTTCCTATGCCCTTCGGGTGCGTAATCCGTTGCAGCGTTATTCCCGCACCATTGACGGGGCGGGCAACTTGTCCAGCTGGACGGCAACGACATCCAGCCAATACGACTATTCCCTCGACGGACTGAACACTCCGTATTCTGACGAATTGATGTTCGGAGTCCGAGGCGACCTCTTTGGGTTGGATGCGTCCTTGGAGTGGGTGAAACGCAAGGGACATGAACAATTTGCGACAAGCATGAAGAACATATCCGGCATTTGGAAGTACAAACTGACCAACGACGGCGAGACGGAATACTGGGGGTATACGCTCAAGCTGGCAAAGACCATCGACGATCATCGCTTCTCTCTGGGGATCACTCATTCGGATCAGGAGACCAACTTCAACGATTTCTCCGACTCCAACAACGACGGATCTTCCTCGTCCATCAACTACGACAAGGTGTATTACAACGGCTCGCTCATCGATAGAAGCCAGATGCCGGCCAGCAATTTCAACCGTCCCTGGGTGGGAACATTCACTTACGAAGGCACGTTCTTCGACAAACTGAAGTTCACCAATGTAACCCGTTATCTGGGGGAGGTGGAGACCATCTTTGCCAAAGGAACCCAGGTTGTCGGCGGCGAGAAATATCTCAAGTACGAGGACGCCACGCTCTCCCCTTCCGTCATATGGGACTGGAAGTTTGGTTATGAGCTGTGGAGTAACGCCAGCCAAGCGCTTCAGCTTGATCTGACCATTGACAACGTTTTTGACGATACGGCCATTATCGACAAGGAAAGCAACAGGGCTGCAGGTCGCCAATTTTGGGCCGGCGCTTCCTACACCTTCTAG
- a CDS encoding M16 family metallopeptidase: protein MVLTVTCLHSDLDLAMHLLRTALLDPVVRENEYSSALAMLKNEGVRQAGTCAGMFASEGRRFLAGGTGYLADLDYSLVKGFSLEEVRGFVATAFKQGPVTLCVAGDFVPGIVEKAVGRFFGTMQQRTRTSRESMHLAFPAGERSMARINRALPQAGVIMALPVSVAGDEAQENEILLGLLRRIVADRLRLTLRETLGAAYSPVAYLMQPKEFPGYGYMAVQVETEAGKHELVEQAVRAILVDLASNGVIDEELDRARKQALGLRVKLASRLGFWRYQLLQVASGHRDAFMRAAKASQIISEAEAAQLSDLAERYFVPEKAAVFTVLPPDLQ, encoded by the coding sequence ATGGTCCTTACCGTTACCTGCCTGCACAGCGACCTGGACCTGGCCATGCACCTGCTGCGTACGGCGTTGTTGGATCCTGTGGTGCGTGAAAATGAATATAGCTCCGCTTTGGCAATGCTCAAAAACGAGGGTGTGCGCCAGGCGGGTACATGCGCGGGGATGTTTGCCTCTGAAGGACGGCGGTTTCTTGCTGGCGGAACCGGGTATTTGGCAGACTTGGACTATTCGCTGGTAAAAGGATTCAGCCTGGAGGAAGTTCGGGGGTTTGTGGCCACAGCGTTCAAACAGGGGCCGGTGACCTTGTGCGTGGCTGGGGATTTTGTTCCGGGAATCGTGGAAAAGGCGGTGGGTCGTTTCTTCGGAACAATGCAGCAACGGACCAGAACTTCGCGGGAATCGATGCATCTGGCTTTTCCGGCCGGAGAGCGCTCCATGGCGCGTATTAATAGGGCGCTTCCCCAAGCCGGTGTGATTATGGCGCTGCCCGTGTCTGTTGCAGGGGACGAAGCCCAGGAGAATGAAATCCTCCTGGGCCTGCTGCGGCGTATCGTGGCCGATCGCTTGCGCCTAACTTTGCGTGAAACGCTTGGGGCTGCCTACTCGCCAGTAGCATATCTTATGCAACCAAAAGAGTTTCCAGGCTATGGTTACATGGCCGTACAGGTGGAAACCGAGGCCGGAAAGCATGAACTGGTGGAGCAGGCCGTACGCGCCATTTTAGTCGATTTGGCCAGCAATGGTGTCATCGACGAAGAGCTTGACCGCGCCAGAAAGCAGGCCTTGGGTCTGCGTGTGAAGCTGGCCAGCCGTCTCGGGTTCTGGCGATATCAACTCCTTCAGGTCGCAAGTGGCCATAGGGATGCGTTCATGCGGGCGGCAAAGGCTTCACAGATTATCAGTGAAGCCGAGGCTGCACAGCTGAGTGATTTGGCCGAAAGGTATTTTGTACCTGAAAAGGCTGCGGTATTCACGGTTCTTCCGCCGGATTTGCAATAA
- a CDS encoding ABC transporter ATP-binding protein → MKPIISCRDLRHGYGDKVVLDGLDFDVEPGGIFGLLGKNGAGKTTTINILMGFLRPLSGECHVLGQPSHGISPEVRRDIGLLHEKFIQYDFMSIKEIERFHSQFYPRWERDVFYDLVSRLDASHDRRISRMSCGQRSQVVLGLIMAQNPKLMILDDYSMGLDVGYRRLFLDFLQEYVRERGTSVLLTSHVVQDLDRLIDRMIIIQHGKVLVTGRKDEFMTSFKRYRLPSCDALEQLRIDGPVVALEHERSFSNVFGHCGLEEMATHLSGQGIPVEGMVEMPMDFEDAFIGITGKY, encoded by the coding sequence ATGAAACCGATTATCTCGTGCCGCGACCTGCGGCATGGATACGGCGATAAGGTCGTGCTTGACGGGCTTGACTTCGACGTGGAGCCGGGCGGCATATTCGGGTTGCTGGGCAAGAATGGGGCTGGGAAAACCACGACGATCAACATCCTCATGGGCTTCCTGCGTCCCTTGTCCGGAGAATGCCATGTTCTGGGGCAGCCGAGCCATGGCATCAGCCCGGAAGTGCGCCGCGATATCGGGCTGCTGCATGAGAAGTTCATCCAGTACGACTTCATGAGCATTAAGGAGATAGAGCGTTTTCATTCTCAATTCTATCCAAGGTGGGAAAGAGACGTTTTCTACGATCTGGTAAGTCGGTTGGACGCTTCGCATGACCGCAGGATTTCTCGCATGTCCTGCGGTCAGCGTTCCCAGGTTGTGCTTGGCCTGATCATGGCCCAAAACCCCAAGCTGATGATCCTGGACGACTATTCCATGGGACTCGACGTGGGCTATCGCCGCCTGTTTTTGGATTTCTTGCAGGAATACGTCCGGGAGCGCGGGACCTCGGTGCTGCTTACCTCTCACGTGGTTCAGGATTTGGATAGGCTCATTGATCGCATGATCATAATCCAGCACGGCAAGGTTTTGGTGACGGGGCGTAAGGACGAATTTATGACCTCTTTCAAGCGCTACCGGTTGCCGTCCTGTGACGCCTTGGAACAGTTGCGGATCGACGGCCCTGTGGTTGCCCTGGAACATGAGCGTTCCTTCTCCAATGTGTTTGGCCATTGCGGCCTGGAAGAAATGGCTACGCATCTTTCCGGCCAGGGTATTCCCGTGGAGGGCATGGTTGAGATGCCTATGGATTTCGAGGACGCCTTCATCGGCATAACCGGGAAATATTGA
- a CDS encoding ABC transporter permease: MARLTPLTKRRLRAFRTCRRGWWSLLLFTALFALSLGAEFIANDTPLLVRYKGDFYTPVLTDYAETVFGGDFDTPTDYRDPYMANKIQAEGWMFWPPIRFADDTIDFDLPAPAPAPPSLAHPLGTDDQGRDLVARILYGFRVSVCFGLLLTLVSTVAGVMAGAIQGYYGGHIDMIGQRFMEIWSGLPVLYLLIILSDMFKPGFWWLLGIMLLFSWMALVNVVRTEFLRGRNLDYVRAAKAMGVRDRNIMFRHILPNAMVATLTFLPFVLNGAITTLTSLDFLGFGMPPGSPSLGELLAQGKANLHAPWIGLSAFVVLSVTLTVLVFIGEAARDALDPNKNAS, from the coding sequence ATGGCTAGGCTTACCCCACTGACAAAACGACGGCTTCGCGCCTTCCGCACCTGTCGCCGGGGATGGTGGTCGCTCCTGCTCTTCACCGCCCTTTTCGCGCTCTCGCTGGGTGCGGAGTTCATCGCCAATGACACCCCCCTGCTGGTGCGCTACAAGGGAGACTTCTACACGCCGGTGCTCACAGACTATGCTGAAACCGTGTTCGGCGGAGACTTCGACACGCCCACCGACTACCGCGACCCGTACATGGCCAATAAAATACAAGCCGAAGGCTGGATGTTCTGGCCGCCCATACGCTTTGCGGACGACACCATCGACTTCGACCTGCCTGCGCCCGCCCCCGCGCCGCCATCCCTGGCCCACCCACTGGGAACGGACGACCAGGGCCGCGACCTGGTGGCCCGGATTCTCTATGGATTTCGCGTTTCCGTGTGTTTCGGCCTGCTGCTGACCCTTGTCAGCACGGTGGCGGGCGTGATGGCCGGGGCCATTCAGGGCTATTATGGCGGACACATCGACATGATCGGCCAGCGCTTCATGGAAATCTGGTCCGGCCTGCCCGTGCTCTACCTGCTCATCATTCTGTCGGACATGTTCAAACCCGGCTTCTGGTGGTTGCTGGGCATCATGCTGCTCTTCAGCTGGATGGCCCTGGTAAACGTGGTCCGTACAGAATTCCTGCGCGGCCGCAACCTTGATTATGTGCGCGCGGCCAAGGCCATGGGCGTCCGCGACCGCAACATCATGTTCAGACACATCCTGCCCAACGCCATGGTGGCGACGCTGACCTTCCTGCCCTTTGTGCTCAACGGGGCAATAACCACCCTGACCTCCCTTGACTTCCTGGGCTTCGGCATGCCGCCGGGCTCACCCTCACTGGGGGAACTGCTGGCACAGGGCAAGGCAAATCTGCACGCCCCGTGGATCGGGCTTTCCGCATTCGTCGTGCTTTCCGTCACCCTGACAGTGCTCGTGTTCATCGGTGAAGCTGCCCGCGACGCACTCGACCCCAACAAAAACGCATCATGA
- a CDS encoding M16 family metallopeptidase: MPTASHRFSVSSIAFLYALLLFFTGAFLFPGTNCAQAGSKSEGWWLDGSWPHEHSTLEPHQDAVFGRLENGLRYVLLHHGSPKERASLYLNMQVGSLMETDSQAGIAHFMEHMVFNGSRNFPPGELIKYFQSIGMSFGADANAHTAMQETVYKLQVPTTDMKVVERGFVVLEDFLDGALLLEEEVDGERGVILKEKTARDSESFRASQRRVRFLLSGSRFVYPTIGTEEVIKGADANILRGFYDAWYRPELAVLIAVGDFDVRTVEGLVKKVFAKAGPRAERPAIPAWGDMRLKGVNAYYDRRSGTTGMLVVEAIHPRRHERDSLAVQRAMLDEQLAAHMMQARLMTLANREDSPMLKSFTYFTEAFGQMPDARMMAMPRKGRWEESLSLLENELRRALEFGFTKPELMRAKKFFANYFKQGVKRELSRDNSDIANEIVLCMNQDRVYQSPQQTLDVFTPMLATVVLDDVNKSFRSAWGAGNRIVSLSGVDLKADVSPEMAILTAWNKAARAEVKPWKGEAEVKFPYLTVPGKPGNVLERLHETSQAAPYTYQRIDFANGVSLLMKPTDVEKNRVQISLEFGPGTVSMDDRGQALARFSLDVLNQGGLAG, translated from the coding sequence ATGCCTACTGCATCACATCGGTTCTCGGTGTCGTCCATTGCATTTTTGTACGCATTGCTTCTGTTTTTTACAGGGGCTTTCTTGTTTCCGGGAACGAACTGCGCTCAGGCGGGGTCGAAGTCCGAAGGGTGGTGGCTGGATGGTTCCTGGCCCCATGAGCACTCCACTCTTGAGCCGCATCAGGATGCCGTCTTCGGGCGGCTGGAAAACGGGCTTCGCTATGTTTTGCTGCATCATGGGTCCCCCAAGGAAAGGGCCTCACTTTACTTGAACATGCAGGTTGGATCCCTCATGGAAACTGATTCCCAAGCTGGGATCGCCCATTTCATGGAACACATGGTTTTCAACGGCTCCCGCAATTTCCCGCCTGGCGAACTCATTAAATATTTCCAGTCCATCGGCATGAGTTTCGGCGCGGACGCCAATGCCCATACCGCCATGCAGGAGACCGTATACAAGCTTCAAGTGCCCACCACAGACATGAAGGTTGTTGAACGCGGTTTTGTTGTACTTGAGGATTTTCTTGATGGTGCGCTCCTCCTTGAGGAAGAGGTGGACGGCGAGCGCGGCGTTATACTCAAGGAAAAAACCGCACGGGATTCGGAAAGCTTTCGGGCGTCGCAACGCCGGGTGCGCTTCCTCCTCTCTGGTTCCCGGTTTGTGTACCCAACCATTGGAACGGAAGAAGTTATTAAAGGTGCGGACGCAAACATCCTGCGCGGTTTCTATGACGCTTGGTACCGGCCGGAACTGGCCGTGTTGATTGCCGTGGGAGACTTTGACGTGCGCACCGTGGAAGGCTTGGTCAAAAAGGTTTTCGCAAAAGCGGGCCCTCGGGCCGAACGCCCCGCTATCCCTGCATGGGGCGATATGCGCCTCAAAGGCGTGAACGCCTACTACGACCGTCGTTCTGGTACCACGGGCATGCTCGTGGTTGAAGCCATCCACCCGCGCAGGCACGAGCGGGATTCCTTGGCCGTGCAGCGCGCCATGCTTGATGAGCAGCTGGCCGCGCACATGATGCAGGCTCGGCTGATGACCTTGGCCAACCGGGAAGATTCCCCCATGCTTAAGAGCTTTACATATTTTACCGAAGCCTTTGGCCAGATGCCCGACGCCCGGATGATGGCCATGCCCCGCAAGGGGCGCTGGGAGGAGTCCTTGTCCCTTCTGGAGAACGAGCTTCGTCGTGCTCTTGAGTTTGGATTCACCAAGCCAGAACTGATGCGGGCCAAGAAGTTTTTTGCCAATTATTTCAAACAGGGAGTTAAGCGCGAGTTGTCTCGCGATAATTCTGATATTGCCAATGAAATCGTGCTCTGCATGAACCAGGATCGGGTTTACCAGTCCCCGCAGCAAACCTTGGACGTGTTCACTCCAATGCTGGCCACGGTTGTTCTCGATGATGTGAACAAGTCTTTCCGATCGGCCTGGGGGGCCGGCAATCGCATAGTCAGCCTCTCCGGCGTGGATTTGAAGGCTGATGTGTCACCCGAGATGGCCATTTTGACCGCCTGGAACAAGGCGGCAAGGGCGGAGGTGAAACCCTGGAAGGGCGAGGCCGAAGTGAAGTTCCCGTATCTGACTGTTCCTGGAAAGCCGGGCAATGTGCTGGAACGTTTGCACGAGACGTCTCAGGCAGCGCCATACACCTACCAGCGCATTGATTTCGCCAACGGAGTGTCCCTGCTCATGAAACCTACGGACGTGGAGAAAAACCGTGTGCAAATAAGTCTCGAATTCGGGCCTGGTACCGTTTCCATGGATGACCGCGGGCAGGCCTTGGCGAGGTTCTCCCTGGACGTATTGAATCAGGGGGGATTGGCAGGCTGA
- a CDS encoding extracellular solute-binding protein: MVTATLTASSRDNPYVQHPYVAQSFEVGPNNEWIEFHLNARAKFHDGIPVTADDVVFTFNTIMAEGSPRYKQYYKSVKRAEKTGPRSVKFVFSEKNNRELPVIISQLPVLPEHWWKNRDFSKPGLEPPLGCGPYKIKDFHPGYSIDYERVKGWWGEHLAVNKGRYNFDAIRYDYYRDRTVAGEAFRSGEFDYLIETTAKNWINDYKGPAFDKDLIRRLELRHSRNAGMSGFFFNTRRSLFQDRRVRQALALVFDFEWTNAALFHNQYKRCDSFFSNSDLSATGLPDEREQAILEPWKNELSTEIFTIAFIPPHGDGSGRIRQRIGTAMELLNQAGWTLRDGVLRNKDGKPFAFELLLRSGSLERVALPFRHNLQRIGIHMDIALADTSRYIRRTRDHDYDMIYTTVPQSDHPGNEQRNYWTSKTVHTLGSSNWAGVTSPVVDALVDRIIASADRDELMANTRALDRVLLWGNYVIPGWYTPVDRVAYWDKFGMPKAKPKRGVDLFSWWVDKKKEQRIAESGFRSEEAKP, from the coding sequence TTGGTAACCGCAACCCTGACCGCCTCGTCACGCGACAACCCGTACGTACAGCACCCATATGTGGCCCAGAGCTTCGAGGTGGGGCCGAATAACGAATGGATTGAATTTCACCTCAATGCCCGCGCGAAATTTCACGACGGTATCCCGGTCACCGCCGACGATGTTGTTTTCACTTTCAATACGATCATGGCCGAGGGAAGTCCCCGCTATAAACAATACTACAAAAGCGTGAAACGGGCTGAAAAAACCGGTCCCCGTTCAGTAAAATTCGTATTCTCGGAAAAGAACAACCGTGAACTGCCGGTCATTATCAGCCAACTGCCGGTGCTGCCCGAACACTGGTGGAAAAACCGCGACTTCTCGAAACCGGGTCTGGAGCCACCGCTGGGATGCGGGCCTTACAAAATCAAGGATTTCCATCCTGGATACAGCATTGATTACGAACGGGTAAAAGGCTGGTGGGGAGAACACTTGGCCGTGAACAAGGGGCGGTACAATTTCGACGCCATCCGCTACGACTACTACCGCGACCGCACTGTGGCGGGCGAGGCGTTCCGGTCCGGCGAGTTTGATTATCTCATAGAGACAACAGCCAAAAACTGGATCAACGACTACAAGGGTCCCGCTTTCGACAAGGATCTTATCCGGCGCCTGGAACTTCGCCACTCACGCAATGCCGGCATGTCCGGATTCTTTTTCAATACCCGCCGCTCCCTGTTCCAAGACCGACGGGTCCGTCAGGCTTTGGCGCTGGTTTTCGATTTCGAATGGACCAACGCGGCCCTGTTTCACAACCAGTACAAACGCTGCGACAGCTTTTTCTCCAACTCGGACCTGTCCGCCACAGGCCTGCCGGACGAGCGAGAACAAGCCATCTTGGAACCGTGGAAAAACGAACTCTCCACCGAAATTTTCACCATTGCATTCATCCCGCCCCACGGAGACGGTTCCGGCCGCATACGCCAGCGCATAGGCACGGCCATGGAACTGCTCAATCAGGCCGGATGGACCCTCAGGGACGGAGTACTGCGCAACAAGGACGGGAAGCCCTTCGCCTTTGAACTGCTCTTGCGCTCCGGCAGCCTGGAGCGGGTGGCCCTGCCCTTCCGGCACAATCTTCAACGGATCGGCATCCACATGGATATCGCCCTGGCCGACACCTCCCGCTACATCCGGCGCACGCGCGACCACGACTACGACATGATATACACCACGGTGCCCCAGTCGGACCATCCCGGCAACGAGCAGCGTAACTACTGGACTTCCAAAACAGTTCATACCCTGGGATCGAGCAACTGGGCAGGTGTCACCTCTCCCGTTGTGGATGCCCTGGTCGACCGCATCATCGCGTCTGCGGACCGCGACGAGCTGATGGCCAACACACGCGCCCTGGACCGGGTTCTGCTCTGGGGCAACTACGTAATCCCGGGCTGGTACACGCCCGTTGACAGGGTGGCTTACTGGGACAAATTCGGCATGCCCAAAGCCAAACCCAAACGGGGGGTGGACCTGTTCTCATGGTGGGTGGACAAAAAAAAGGAACAGCGCATCGCGGAAAGCGGATTCCGTAGCGAAGAGGCCAAACCATGA
- a CDS encoding microcin C ABC transporter permease YejB: MTTYLLRRLALMVPTLLGIMALNFFIIQTAPGGPVDQFIAKLSGEGDMVMERITGQATEVSGGHDKGEGEPFNSRDLSPELLQEIQKLYGFDKPLLERFGTMLKDYATFDFGDSFFKGRSVVELVRESLPVSMSLGIWSTLIIYLVSIPLGIRKAVKHGTRFDAATGMAVIVANAIPVFLFAILLIVLFAGGSYFKWFPLRGLVSPGFERLPLSGKIADYFMHLALPIAAMVIGGFATLTMLTKNSFLDEIGKLYVVAAQAKGLSEKKVLYGHIFRNAMLIVISGFPAAFVSMFFTGSLLVEVIFSLNGMGLLGFEAAMQRDYPVMFATLYIFTTIGLATKIISDLTYIFIDPRIDFESRGPRHG, from the coding sequence ATGACCACCTATCTGCTGCGACGCCTGGCCCTTATGGTCCCCACCCTGCTGGGCATCATGGCCCTCAACTTCTTCATCATCCAGACCGCGCCCGGCGGCCCTGTGGACCAATTCATCGCCAAGCTTTCGGGCGAAGGTGACATGGTCATGGAACGCATCACCGGTCAGGCGACCGAGGTAAGCGGAGGGCACGACAAGGGCGAAGGCGAGCCGTTCAACTCCCGTGATTTATCCCCGGAGTTGCTGCAGGAAATACAGAAGCTCTACGGATTTGACAAACCACTCCTGGAACGTTTCGGCACCATGCTCAAGGACTACGCCACCTTCGACTTCGGGGACAGTTTTTTCAAGGGCCGTTCCGTGGTGGAACTCGTCAGGGAATCCCTGCCAGTCTCCATGTCCTTGGGAATCTGGAGCACGCTGATAATCTACCTTGTCTCCATCCCGCTAGGCATCCGCAAGGCAGTAAAACACGGCACGCGGTTCGACGCGGCCACAGGCATGGCCGTCATCGTAGCCAACGCCATCCCGGTCTTTTTGTTCGCCATCCTGCTCATTGTGCTCTTTGCCGGGGGCAGCTACTTCAAATGGTTCCCGCTTCGCGGCCTTGTCTCACCGGGCTTCGAGAGGCTCCCCCTAAGCGGCAAGATCGCCGACTACTTCATGCACCTGGCCCTGCCCATCGCGGCTATGGTCATCGGAGGGTTCGCCACCCTGACCATGCTGACCAAGAACTCCTTCCTGGACGAAATCGGCAAACTCTACGTGGTGGCGGCACAGGCTAAAGGCCTCTCTGAAAAAAAGGTCCTCTACGGCCACATTTTCCGCAACGCCATGCTCATCGTCATCTCCGGTTTCCCCGCCGCATTCGTCAGCATGTTCTTTACCGGCTCGCTGTTGGTGGAGGTCATTTTCTCGCTTAACGGCATGGGGCTGCTCGGGTTCGAGGCGGCCATGCAGCGGGACTACCCGGTCATGTTCGCCACCCTGTACATCTTCACAACCATCGGGTTGGCCACCAAAATCATCAGCGATCTTACATACATATTCATTGACCCGCGCATCGATTTCGAAAGCAGGGGGCCCCGACATGGCTAG